The Gloeobacter morelensis MG652769 genome contains the following window.
CGATGTGTACGGAAAGGGCGTGCGCGGCGGTGAAACCGACAACAACTCCGCACTGATGGCCCCACTGATGCAGGATCGAGCCCTGCTGCGCCGCCGCCTGCTTGCGGCGGTGGCGGCGGCAAAACGCCATCCCCTGGTGGACCCCGATCGCATCGCGGTGGTGGGTTACTGCTTCGGCGGGTTGTGCGCCCTCGATGTGGCGCGCAGTGCCACCCCAGACGTGCCGGGGGTGGTGAGCATCCACGGTGTGCTTCAACCGCCACGGATTGGTGTGCAGGCGCCGATCCGAGCCAAGGTGCTCATCTTGCACGGTTGGGAGGACCCGATGGCGCCACCCGCCGATGTCCTCGCAGTCGCGCAAGAGTTGACCGAAGCGGGTGCAGATTGGCAGATCCATGCTTACGGTCACGCTATGCATTCCTTTAGCTGGTCTCTGGCAAACCTGCCCGAGGTCGGCATTGCGTACAATGCCACTGCCCATCAGCGATCTACGATCGCGTTGCAGAAGTTCCTGGAAGAGATTTTCGAGGCGGAAAGATCGTAGGTTCTACTCAGGAGTCCAGCCACCGAAACCCAGCTTGCAGGAGAGCCCGAACCCCCAGTTCTCCAGGTGACGCTTTTGGAAATGGGCTCACGGCCACCAATCGCCGAGAATCTCCGCCAGCATGTAGGGGCATTGTTCCGGGAAAGCGTCGTCCGGTAGCTTCGTTTCCCGACCGGCATCCCGGCAGGCGCGGCGATAAGCTTTGTCGATCCATGCGGGGGTAAGCAACTGACGCAGACTCGGCATATCGTCGAGGGCGTCCTCGACGTTGCCCCGCTCCCGGACGATCGTCTCCTCCCAAGCAGTAGAGCGCTTCTCGGGCTGGTACTGCCATTTGAGCAGGTGGTGCAACATCAGTTTGAGGGAACTGATCAGTGCGCGCCGCTCCCGAGCAGCCAATTCCTCAATCTCCTCGCTTAAATGGTCAAGATCGAGTTCTGCAAGCCGACGCTGCCGCAGCAGTTCGGCCTGCCGGGTTGCCCAGGCGGCAAAGTCCTTCTCGTACAAGAAAGCCACAGTTGCGCTCCACGCCTGAGACCATTGTGACAGGGCGAAGCCAAAAATCAGCGCCTGCCGCTCGCCAGAATGATCCCGCCGCCCAGCACCCGTTCGCCCGCGTACCAGACGGCGGCCTGGCCGGGGGAGATGGCAAACTGGGGCGCGTCATCGAAGACAATGCGCGCTCCGCGAGCGGGCAAAGGAATAATCGTCGCCTGCACGGGTTGGGAGCGGTAGCGCACCTGGACTTCGGCCTGGATGGGTGCCTCGGGTTCGGCCATCGAGACCCAGTTGACCTGACCCACCGTGCACTCGCAAGCCGTCGCCTCCTCGTGCGCTCCGACCACGACGCGGTTGTTGGCGGCGTCGACGGCGACCACGTAGAGCGGGTAAGGGGCAGCGACCCCAAGACCCCGGCGCTGGCCGACGGTGTAGTGGTGGGCGCCGTCGTGTTCGCCCAGGATTTTGCCGCTGGTATCGACGATCTCGCCGCGGCGGGTCTCGATGTGGGCATCGAGGAAGTTGCGCATCGAACCGGCCGCCTCCACCAGGCACAGATCCATGCTCTCGGGCTTGTGGGCGACGCTGAGGCCCAATTCGGCAGCCAGCGTGCGGGTCTGGTCCTTGGTCATTTCACCTAGAGGAAAGACGGCACTGGCCAGCTGCTCCTGGCTCAGGTCGTAGAGAAAGTAAGACTGATCTTTTGTGCGATCGACAGCACGCGCCAGCCAACGGCGACCCGACGGCTCATCGAAGCCCGTGCGGGCGTAGTGGCCGGTAGCCAGGGTGCCGATCCCCAGTTTGCAGCGGGCATACTCGAGCAATAGACCGAACTTGAGTTCTTTGTTGCAGCGCGAACACGGCAGCGGTGTGACTCCGCCCCGATAGCCTTCCACCAGAAAATCGACGATCGTCTCTTCGAACTGTTGACGGATATCGACGATGTGGTGGGGAATATCCAACTGTTCGCACACGCGCGCGGCGTCTTTCATGCCGTCCGAGCAGCACGAACCTTTGCCGCGCATCAACCAGAGGGTGACGCCGCAGACGCGGTAACCCTGCTTGCGCACGAGGGCAGCGGCTACGGAGCTATCGACACCTCCCGACAGGGCAGCGACAATCTTGGAACCGGAAGTCATGGATGTCAAAGCGGAGAATCAGACTCCAGTATGTCATTGCAGCAGTTGTTGTTGACTCTACTGGTGCGCGGATTTCTCCGTTCTCCAGATTCGAGATGAGGGTCAAAAACGACTCTCAGTCAAGCGGATGTCAGAAGCGCAAATCCCCTTCAGGCAAGCCTTTGGTCATACTCTGTCACCCCTTGAAAAATCTAGTAACGCGAGCGGAGACCTCAAATGCGTGTATTATGTATGGACAACAATAAGGCAAGTCTATGGAACCAGACAACATCTTCTGGGACGAAGATACAAAATCTCCATTCGAAGACCAGACCGAAGCGCAGTATTTAGAACATGAAGGGGCCAACGAGCCTTTCTCTTGGAGTGGCATAGACAGTCCAGATGACCTGTCGCGGGCATCCAACGTCAATCTCATGGATACAAATTTAGACGTATCTGTCTTTTCAGAGCAAGAAACAAGCGATAGTGAGAACGTTGTCTTCAGTCCCGAAATAGAAATCGCAAGCATGCCTGAAAAAGCAGGCCAGGAAAATGTCTTCGATGAATATCCACACTATTTTGAAAGTCAAGACACACTGGCTAGTGTGGGTACACCGCGAGGACCGGGCAGCCCTCCTGGCTTTACTGAAGCGCCGACTAAGTACACCGCTGAGGAGTGGTGTGAAGACCTTCATGAGGAGTACATGCAGGAGGAACATCAATCAAAGCCGTCCCGACAGCAACGGCAGGAAGAGCAAAATGAAGACTTGCAAAGGGATGCCTTGATTGCAGTCAGCGGTGGCCTAGGTGCGGTAGTTGGTGCAACGAGTGGCAAAGTTATTGGTGGTGCTGCAGGGACGGCGGGCGGGGCAATTTTTGCCGGGCCGGGAGGCAGCGCGATTGGAGCACAGTGGGGCAGCAAGGCTGGGGAAGCGGCGGGAAGTCTTTCCGGAGCGATTGTCGGCGGATACGCAGGTGGTGTGGCTTGGAACCTCTACGAAGATGCGAGGGATCTTATCAACCAATGCGAACAGACAGGTGAGCTTCCAGACTGGTTTCAAGAGGAAAAACGCTAGTCATGGAAGGCTTTTTTGCTATGGTTCCGGACCTCATTAAATCACTCGCAGCCGGGGCAATCGTTTTGTGCGCAGTTGAATTTACCCGGCATCAATCTGGTAAGCAATCGAGCAAATTTGTGTCAGCAACATGGGGCTTGATGGCAGTTGTGGCCATTGTGTACAGCTACTGGCAGCGCCCTTTGGGCGCGGTCGTGTTTCTCAGTACCATGGTTTTATTTCTGGTTGTATCCTGGCCGCTGCTCAAAAAGTTGTGATTCTTGAGAGTCAGGTGACGCTAATCATCACTTCGGCCTCGCCGGGTTTGTCCGCCGATCCAGCCGCTTCGCGGGTAACCAGAAGCTGTGAAACGACAGAACTATAAAGTCCCGGCGGCACCTCCAGGCGGGCGACGGCGGTGCCTTTGGCGTCGGTTTTGAACTCGCCGCAGGTGAGCGGTTCACCGTCGACGATTGCCCAGAGGTGGTAGGTCTGGCCGGGTGATGAGGCGGGCAGGTTCTGGACGGCGACCAGGGCGGTGCGCCGGTCGAGGTCCATGACGATGCTGCCGGAGGCGGCGGTGGTGGCCCCGGTGCCCCGCAGCGCAAAAAGGCGGGTATTGGGCTGCTGCAGCAGCTGCACCAGATCGGCGGTGGTGGAGAGTTCCTGGCGCAAACGCAGGCTGTCGATGCCCAGGGCCAGCACCAGCACCGCCGCCGCCGCGGCGGCGATGGGACGCCAGGGGACGACGGTCAACCCCCGGCGGGGGCGATCCGCCTGGGGCGGGGCGGCATCCATTGCGGCGAGGATGGCCGATTCGAGCCCGGCGGGGGGCTCGGCTGCAACGCCGTAAGGGAGCAAATCGCGCACACGGCGCAACCTTTCGACCTCGGCGGCGGCGGCGGGATCGCGGGCAATGAGCGACTGAACAGTGCTTGTCTGCTCGGGATTGAGCTGCTCGAGCACGTAATCAACCAGCAAAGCCTGGTGTTCTTCGGGCGGTTGTGGACCACTCATGACAGGGGGCTACTCGCTAAGGGGATGCCCGTCGCCCGCCCGGTCCGCCACAGGGTGACGGCGGAAGCCGGGGCGTTTGCCGGAGTATCTGTGCCCGGCGCGGCAAAACGGTTCAATGGACATGTACTCATTCTGTACGCCCCGACCCGGAGGTTGGATCGTCCGTGGGCGGGACGCCCGGCGTCTCGCCGCGCCCTTTGCGGTAGACGGCGCACAGGCGGCTGGGGTGACTGATACGCGCTTTGAACATAAAGTTGGGCGGTACGTTGATGAGCACGTAGTCGCTGGAGTGAAAGTACGGCTCAAACGCGCGGGCCATGCCGTGGGGCGTCTCGAAGCTGTAGGGCACCGGCTGGAAGAGCAATTCGGTAAAAGCCACCGACGTGCAGTCGGCCGCCCGGCAAATCTGTTCGCAAAAAGCTTCACCGTGCAACAGGGTGAACAGGGTTTGCTTTGCTTCGGGAGCCAGTTCGAAGGTTCCGTCGAAGCGCATCGGGCGGATAGCGGCCATGAATGCTCGGGCACTGTTGGGCTGACGACACCGTTATCTTGCCATCGCACCACACCCCGAGCCAATCAGTGCGAGGAGCCCCGGCGCTGACGGGCCGCTTCGAATAACAGCAGTGCGCCGCTGACAGCCACATTGAGCGATTCGACTCCGGGGGCGAGGGGAATGCCCACCCGCTCGGGGAGGCATCGGCGCAACGGCTCGCTGAGGCCCTGCCCTTCGCTGCCCAACACAAAGGCCGTGGGCCTACGCAGGTCGTATTCCCAGAGCAAACGGCCGGCCGCTGCGTCGGCGGCGAGCACCTGTACGCCCCGGCGCGCCAGATCCGCAACGCACACAGCCAAATCCGGGACACTCAGCGGCGGCGAGCGAAACCACAGCCCGGCGCTCGCGCGCAGCACCTTCGGATGATCCGAATCGACGCTGTCGGCGCTCAGCACCAGACCGTCGGCCCCCACCGCCGCGCAACTGCGCACCAGCGTGCCGACGTTGCCGGGATCTTGCAGCCGCTCACCCAGTACCAACAGCGAAACGTCGCGCTCCAGCAGCGGGCGCCAGGCGTCTGCGCGGCGGCGCACAGCGGCGACGACCCCGCTCGGATGAACGGTATCGGCAAGTGCTGCGATAACGGCGGGTGCGACCATCTCGTAGCGGCCGGCTCTACCACTCAGGACGGTATGCAGTTGCGGGTGCTCCGCGCTCCAGATCGCCGTGGCGCAGACGACATCCAGATCCCATCCACCCTCCAGCGCTGCGGCCACCGGATGGGTTCCCTCCACCAGAAACAACCCCTGCGCCTGGCGCTCCCTGGCCGAGTGCAGCTTTCGCAGTTGTTTGATGAGGGGATTTTGTAGGCTGGTGAGCATCGAAGCGTTGGCCGGGGCGCTTCTACTGTACCGGGGGTACGAGCGCAAAAAGGCTGCCGAAGACGAAGATGGTGGAGCGGCCCGGCACCCTGGGCCAAGGAGACGCATGCTCGAACGAGTCGTCGAGATCGTCGGGTCACTGGGCTATCTGGGCATTGCCGGGCTGATGTTCCTGGAGACCATCGTGCCCCCGATTCCTTCAGAGGCGATTTTGCCCCTGGCCGGTTTCGCAGTAGCGCGAGGGGAGTTGCACCTGGCTGGGGTAGTGGCGGCGGGGGCGGCGGGGGCGTTGCTGGGGGCGCTTCCCTGGTACTATCTGGGCCGGCGGGTGGGCTTTGGGCGCCTCGGTAAATGGGCCGACCGCTACGGCCGCTGGTCCGGCCTCTCGGCAGCGGTTGTCGAACGGGCCAATTGTTGGTTTGCAAGGCGCGGTGCCCTAGCGGTCTTCGTCTGCCGGTTGGTTCCGGGAATTCGCACCTGGATATCGCTGCCGGCGGGGGCAGCCCGGATGCCCCTGGCGAAATTTGTCCTGTACTCGGGCACCGGCACGTTGCTGTGGACGGTGCTGCTGGTTTGGGCCGGGTACCTGTTAGGGAGCAATTACCTGCAGGTGGGGCAGTATCTGGGTCCCGCCGGCAATGCGGTGCTCATCGGGGTGTTCGCGGTGCTTGTCTGGCGGCTTGCGGGTGCTCGCATCATGGCACTGATGCGGCTTGCGGGCCGGTCTGCAAAACCTCGAAGTTGAAGTAATCGAAGCGGAAGGTGGCGTCCGGTCCGTTGCCGGTGAAAGCCACAATGCCGGTGCGGGCGGTGGCGGAACCGGCAAAGAAAACCCCGGCAGCGGACGGCTGGAAGGTCTTCGCAAGCGCCACCGCTGGAGTCACATCCGAATTGAGCCGGTAGCCGGCGGCAATTTTGCCGCTAGCCGGGTCACCGTGCAAAAACAGATCGAGCGTCTGGATGCTGGCCCACTCCAGACCCTTCACCTCACCAATCTTGGTGCTGATGCCGTTTTGCTCCTGGTTGAACAGCAAGCTCAGACCAGCCGTGCCGTTGTGGACGATCACCAGTCGCACATTGTTGTCCTGGTCGGGACCAAAAAACACCCCACCCTGCTGAAAAGCAGCGTTCAACTGCGTGAAAGGCCCCTGAAGACGGGTGGAGACGCTGAAGGCTTTGGTGGCGTCGACGGGGGTCTGCAGGACATTTTTGTGGGTGTTGGCTGAGAAGCCCCCTTTGGTGGCTGTCAACGCCAGTGTGCCCGTCGTGGTGTCGAGGTCGATGCGGCCGGGGTCGTACTGGTTGGCGGCATTGTTGGCTTGCACCGAGGCAAAGCCGGTGCCCTGCCCGGCTTTGTCCGCTACTGTTCCGGTGACCGCCGAGGCGAAGTCGAGGTGCAGTTGTGTGGGTGGCGGCGGTGGCGGCAGAACGTTCTCAAATGTGAAGTAATCGAAGCGGAAGGTGGCGTCCGGTCCGTTGCCGGTGAAAGCCACAATGCCGGTGCGGGCGGTGGCGGAACCGGCAAAGAAAACCCCGGCAGCGGACGGCTGGAAGGTCTTCGCAAGCGCCACCGCTGGAGTCACATCCGAATTGAGCCGGTAGCCGGCGGCAATTTTGCCGCTAGCCGGGTCACCGTGCAAAAACAGATCGAGCGTCTGGATGCTGGCCCACTCCAGACCCTTCACCTCACCAATCTTGGTGCTGATGCCGTTTTGCTCCTGGTTGAACAGCAAGCTCAGACCAGCCGTGCCGTTGTGGACGATCACCAGTCGCACATTGTTGTCCTGGTCGGGACCAAAAAACACCCCACCCTGCTGAAAAGCAGCGTTCAACTGCGTGAAAGGCCCCTGAAGACGGGTGGAGACGCTGAAGGCTTTGGTGGCGTCGACGGGGGT
Protein-coding sequences here:
- a CDS encoding dienelactone hydrolase family protein produces the protein MAIQTSAGFSAEFIDYPADGILCEAYVVYDGSTAAKRPCVVVAHDWSGQNDSIRTATEPFVSFGYLGFALDVYGKGVRGGETDNNSALMAPLMQDRALLRRRLLAAVAAAKRHPLVDPDRIAVVGYCFGGLCALDVARSATPDVPGVVSIHGVLQPPRIGVQAPIRAKVLILHGWEDPMAPPADVLAVAQELTEAGADWQIHAYGHAMHSFSWSLANLPEVGIAYNATAHQRSTIALQKFLEEIFEAERS
- a CDS encoding DUF29 domain-containing protein; translation: MAFLYEKDFAAWATRQAELLRQRRLAELDLDHLSEEIEELAARERRALISSLKLMLHHLLKWQYQPEKRSTAWEETIVRERGNVEDALDDMPSLRQLLTPAWIDKAYRRACRDAGRETKLPDDAFPEQCPYMLAEILGDWWP
- the mnmA gene encoding tRNA 2-thiouridine(34) synthase MnmA, which produces MTSGSKIVAALSGGVDSSVAAALVRKQGYRVCGVTLWLMRGKGSCCSDGMKDAARVCEQLDIPHHIVDIRQQFEETIVDFLVEGYRGGVTPLPCSRCNKELKFGLLLEYARCKLGIGTLATGHYARTGFDEPSGRRWLARAVDRTKDQSYFLYDLSQEQLASAVFPLGEMTKDQTRTLAAELGLSVAHKPESMDLCLVEAAGSMRNFLDAHIETRRGEIVDTSGKILGEHDGAHHYTVGQRRGLGVAAPYPLYVVAVDAANNRVVVGAHEEATACECTVGQVNWVSMAEPEAPIQAEVQVRYRSQPVQATIIPLPARGARIVFDDAPQFAISPGQAAVWYAGERVLGGGIILASGRR
- a CDS encoding anti-sigma factor domain-containing protein, encoding MSGPQPPEEHQALLVDYVLEQLNPEQTSTVQSLIARDPAAAAEVERLRRVRDLLPYGVAAEPPAGLESAILAAMDAAPPQADRPRRGLTVVPWRPIAAAAAAVLVLALGIDSLRLRQELSTTADLVQLLQQPNTRLFALRGTGATTAASGSIVMDLDRRTALVAVQNLPASSPGQTYHLWAIVDGEPLTCGEFKTDAKGTAVARLEVPPGLYSSVVSQLLVTREAAGSADKPGEAEVMISVT
- a CDS encoding TrmH family RNA methyltransferase; its protein translation is MLTSLQNPLIKQLRKLHSARERQAQGLFLVEGTHPVAAALEGGWDLDVVCATAIWSAEHPQLHTVLSGRAGRYEMVAPAVIAALADTVHPSGVVAAVRRRADAWRPLLERDVSLLVLGERLQDPGNVGTLVRSCAAVGADGLVLSADSVDSDHPKVLRASAGLWFRSPPLSVPDLAVCVADLARRGVQVLAADAAAGRLLWEYDLRRPTAFVLGSEGQGLSEPLRRCLPERVGIPLAPGVESLNVAVSGALLLFEAARQRRGSSH
- a CDS encoding DedA family protein, with product MSIEALAGALLLYRGYERKKAAEDEDGGAARHPGPRRRMLERVVEIVGSLGYLGIAGLMFLETIVPPIPSEAILPLAGFAVARGELHLAGVVAAGAAGALLGALPWYYLGRRVGFGRLGKWADRYGRWSGLSAAVVERANCWFARRGALAVFVCRLVPGIRTWISLPAGAARMPLAKFVLYSGTGTLLWTVLLVWAGYLLGSNYLQVGQYLGPAGNAVLIGVFAVLVWRLAGARIMALMRLAGRSAKPRS